A stretch of DNA from Terriglobales bacterium:
GGCTGCGCCGAGATGTCGAACGTGGAATACGGCCTGGTGATGCAGGAGATGGAGCGCGGCGACAGCGGCGTGCGCTCCTTTGCCAGCGTGCAATCGGCGCTGGTGATGTACCCGATCCACACCTTCGGCAGCGACGAGCAGAAGAACAAGTGGCTGCCGGCGCTGCAAAAAGGCGAAGCCATCGGTTGTTTCGGCCTCACCGAACCTGACGCCGGTTCCAACCCGGCAGCGATGCGCACGCGCGCGCGGCGCGATGGAGATGGTTACATCCTGAATGGCGAAAAGATGTGGATCACCTCCGGCTCGATCGCGCAGGTGGCGGTCATCTGGGCAAAGAACGAGGAGGAAGATGGCAAGATCCGCGGATTCCTGGTGGAAACGGACCGTCCCGGCTTCCGCGCCGCCGACGTGCACGGCAAGTGGTCGCTGCGCGCCAGCGTCACCTCCAGCCTGTCACTGCAGGACGTCAAGATTCCCGCCTGCAACCTGCTGCCCAAGAGCGACGGCCTGAAATCTCCGCTGATGTGCCTGAACCAGGCGCGCTACGGCATCGCCTGGGGGGCGGTCGGTGCGGCCATGGCCTGCTACGATACGGCGCTGCAGTATGCCGGATTCCGCAAGCAGTTCCACGATCAACCCATCGCTTCTCACCAACTGGTGCAAGAGAAGCTGGTGTGGATGATCAACGAGATCACCAAGGGACAACTGCTGGCGCTGCAGGTAGGCCGCCTGAAGGACCAGGGCAAGGCGCGGCCGCAACACATCTCCATGGCGAAGCGCAACAACGTGTGGATGGCGCTGGAATGCGCCCGCATGGCGCGCGACATCCTGGGCGCCAACGGGATCGCCGACGAGTATCCCGTCTTCCGCCACATGGCGAACCTGGAATCGGTAAAGACCTACGAGGGCACGCACGACGTCCACA
This window harbors:
- a CDS encoding acyl-CoA dehydrogenase family protein: GCAEMSNVEYGLVMQEMERGDSGVRSFASVQSALVMYPIHTFGSDEQKNKWLPALQKGEAIGCFGLTEPDAGSNPAAMRTRARRDGDGYILNGEKMWITSGSIAQVAVIWAKNEEEDGKIRGFLVETDRPGFRAADVHGKWSLRASVTSSLSLQDVKIPACNLLPKSDGLKSPLMCLNQARYGIAWGAVGAAMACYDTALQYAGFRKQFHDQPIASHQLVQEKLVWMINEITKGQLLALQVGRLKDQGKARPQHISMAKRNNVWMALECARMARDILGANGIADEYPVFRHMANLESVKTYEGTHDVHTLIIGNSITGIDAF